The proteins below are encoded in one region of Podarcis raffonei isolate rPodRaf1 chromosome 8, rPodRaf1.pri, whole genome shotgun sequence:
- the GPR153 gene encoding probable G-protein coupled receptor 153, with product MATTPPSTMDDEQTLNRNAVAWLVCSGLSVLANAWGILSVSAKQKKWKPLEFLICTLAGTHILNIAIPITIYSVVQLRRQNSDYQWSEGLCKVFVSTFYTLTLVTCFSVTSLSYHRMWMVRWPVNYRLSNTKKQAVHTVMGIWMVSFILSTLPAVGWHDTTERFYATDCRFIVTEIGLGFGVCFLLLISGSVVMGVVCVAIALFQTFSIQAGNNIDKNKFNVPTIVVEDAQGKRRSSIDGSEPIKTSLQITYLIAGIVFIYDFLMGFPILVVSFASLKSDVAYNWMILCVLWCSVVQSLLLPLFLWACDRYRADIKSVWEKCVAVMSNDDVGEENSLDGVIHTDLMYERPYDYNFAGDALTLDHIAKYDLSALERGIPQAYPTKPPPEDKMQYLQVPPTRRFSHDETDIWTTSQISAYLQHWGASGDMAASLAQLLLPRGHGYERRRSSSSLLSYQEEGQHPHRRRRKSAESTLSLRPFPPEDYYKGGGGGGGPGGYKCFSKEEGVNFIDTSPLPSPRKGPLRSASVSLIPDTFRHCSANLANFPLTTFEREPQGLRRLSAQGRGCSLTVPGPFLAQEDTKNFFPKGSAGSPCLEQIRIQLYEAPEERPASSCCSEPEGFRTGLSPSWGGQEELRKGGSKGSTSSFLSTPSASSGYATYHSDSMGSSS from the exons ATGGCCACTACTCCTCCCTCCACCATGGATGATGAGCAGACCTTGAACAGGAATGCCGTGGCTTGGCTGGTTTGCTCAGGGCTCTCTGTCCTGGCCAATGCCTGGGGGATCCTCAGTGTGAGTGCCAAGCAAAAGAAATGGAAGCCCCTGGAGTTCCTCATCTGCACGCTGGCCGGGACGCACATCCTTAACATTGCCATTCCCATCACCATCTACTCGGTCGTCCAGCTCCGCCGCCAAAACTCCGACTACCAGTGGAGCGAGGGCCTCTGCAAAGTCTTCGTCTCCACCTTCTACACCTTGACGCTGGTTACCTGCTTCTCGGTCACCTCCCTCTCCTATCACCGGATGTGGATGGTCCGCTGGCCGGTGAACTACAG GTTAAGCAACACCAAGAAGCAAGCGGTCCACACTGTCATGGGTATCTGGATGGTGTCCTTCATCCTCTCCACGCTGCCGGCCGTGGGCTGGCACGACACCACGGAGCGCTTCTACGCCACGGACTGCCGCTTCATTGTCACCGAGATCGGCCTGGGCTTTGGCGTTTGCTTCCTGCTGCTGATCAGCGGGAGTGTGGTCATGGGCGTGGTCTGCGTGGCCATCGCCCTCTTCCAAACTTTCTCCATCCAGGCGGGCAACAACATTGACAAGAACAAATTCAATGTCCCAACCATCGTGGTGGAGGATGCTCAAGGCAAGAGGCGCTCATCCATTGATGGCTCGGAACCCATTAAGACTTCTTTGCAGATCACCTATCTGATCGCGGGGATCGTTTTCATCTATGACTTCCTCATGGGCTTCCCTATACTG GTGGTGAGCTTCGCCAGCTTGAAGTCGGACGTGGCCTACAACTGGATGATCCTCTGCGTCCTCTGGTGCTCGGTCGTCCAGTCCCTCCTGCTCCCGCTTTTCCTCTGGGCTTGTGACCGCTACCGAGCTGACATCAAGTCCGTCTGGGAGAAGTGTGTGGCTGTCATGTCCAATGATGATGTGGGGGAAG AAAACAGCCTGGATGGAGTGATCCATACAGACCTGATGTACGAGCGGCCCTACGATTACAACTTTGCTGGGGACGCCCTGACCTTGGACCACATTGCCAAATACGACCTCTCGGCCCTGGAGAGGGGCATCCCCCAAGCCTACCCTACAAAGCCTCCCCCAGAGGACAAGATGCAGTATCTGCag GTCCCCCCCACCCGGCGCTTCTCCCACGATGAAACGGACATTTGGACGACCAGCCAGATCTCGGCCTACCTCCAGCACTGGGGGGCCAGCGGGGACATGGCCGCCAGCCTGGCCCAGCTCCTCCTCCCACGGGGGCACGGCTACGAgcgccggaggagcagcagcagcctcctgtCCTATCAAGAGGAAGGGCAGCACCCACACCGCAGGCGCCGGAAGTCTGCCGAGAGCACCTTGTCCCTCAGGCCCTTCCCTCCGGAAGACTACTACAAGGGCGGTGGCGGCGGTGGGGGGCCTGGAGGCTACAAGTGCTTCAGCAAGGAGGAAGGGGTGAACTTCATTGACACCAGCCCCCTGCCCAGCCCCAGGAAGGGCCCTCTGCGCTCTGCGTCCGTCTCCCTCATCCCGGACACGTTCCGCCACTGCTCGGCCAACCTCGCCAACTTCCCCTTGACCACTTTCGAGCGGGAACCTCAGGGCTTGCGGCGCCTCTCGGCCCAAGGCCGGGGGTGCTCCCTGACAGTCCCGGGCCCTTTCCTGGCCCAGGAGGATACCAAGAACTTCTTCCCTAAAGGCAGCGCCGGCTCCCCATGCCTGGAGCAGATCCGCATCCAGCTGTACGAAGCTCCTGAGGaacgcccagccagcagctgctGCTCCGAGCCGGAGGGCTTCCGGACAggcctcagcccctcctgggggGGCCAGGAGGAGCTCCGGAAGGGTGGAAGCAAGGGCAGCACCAGCAGCTTCCTGAGCACGCCCTCAGCCTCCTCCGGGTACGCCACGTACCACTCGGATTCCATGGGTTCAAGCTCCTAG